From a single Patescibacteria group bacterium genomic region:
- a CDS encoding helix-turn-helix transcriptional regulator, which produces MKNKIKKITYLSFDKHLAEELKNPEFKKYYNEYGKQLEIAYQILQLRKKSKMSQAELAKKIGTKQSNIARMEKGQQNFTTETLQRIASALGRELRIEFVK; this is translated from the coding sequence ATGAAAAATAAAATTAAAAAAATTACATATTTGTCTTTTGATAAGCATCTTGCCGAGGAATTAAAAAATCCTGAATTTAAGAAGTATTATAATGAATACGGCAAGCAGTTGGAGATTGCTTATCAAATTTTGCAATTAAGGAAAAAGAGCAAAATGTCTCAAGCGGAATTGGCTAAGAAAATAGGGACAAAACAAAGCAATATCGCTAGAATGGAAAAAGGTCAGCAAAATTTTACGACTGAGACGCTTCAGAGAATCGCTTCGGCTCTTGGTCGCGAGTTGAGAATTGAATTTGTAAAATAA
- the rlmN gene encoding 23S rRNA (adenine(2503)-C(2))-methyltransferase RlmN, which produces MKIKEVSEFLKSNQVPDYRLGQIIKAVYQDGVSDFSEITTISKELREKMGREIKMLSFEVKKVLESRDKKSFKALLKLADGNQIETVLLSAVKNHWSACVSSQAGCALGCRFCATGKLGFKRNLKSEEITDQVLFWKQYIRKNHLAGSFQSIVFMGMGEPFMNYEEVSKSVKKLIDAGLFNFGARHISISTAGLPKGIKRFAKDFPQVNLAISLTAADDKKRSDIMPINKRYKLSEIRRALDYYFEKNNRKVFLEYIMLEDVNDKREDADNLIEFINSNLKPRLLHVNLIRYNTAAGGLKPSNEAKVDWFKDYLGKNKISATVRKSLGEEIKAACGQLAGK; this is translated from the coding sequence ATGAAAATAAAAGAAGTAAGCGAATTTTTGAAGAGCAATCAAGTCCCTGATTATAGATTAGGGCAGATTATTAAGGCCGTTTATCAGGACGGCGTTTCTGATTTTTCTGAAATTACGACCATTTCCAAAGAGTTGAGGGAAAAGATGGGACGGGAGATAAAAATGCTTTCTTTTGAAGTTAAGAAGGTTTTGGAATCGCGCGATAAAAAATCTTTTAAGGCGTTATTAAAATTGGCGGACGGCAATCAAATTGAAACGGTCTTATTGAGCGCTGTCAAAAATCATTGGTCGGCTTGCGTCTCATCTCAAGCGGGCTGCGCTTTGGGCTGCAGGTTTTGCGCGACAGGAAAATTGGGATTTAAAAGAAATTTAAAAAGCGAAGAGATAACCGACCAGGTTTTGTTTTGGAAACAGTACATCAGAAAGAATCATTTAGCCGGTAGTTTTCAAAGTATTGTTTTTATGGGCATGGGCGAGCCGTTTATGAATTACGAAGAGGTAAGCAAGAGCGTAAAAAAATTAATTGACGCAGGATTATTTAATTTCGGAGCAAGGCATATTTCCATATCTACCGCGGGATTGCCCAAAGGCATCAAGAGATTTGCTAAAGATTTTCCACAAGTCAATTTAGCGATTTCGTTGACGGCGGCTGATGATAAGAAGCGGTCCGATATTATGCCGATTAATAAAAGATATAAATTGTCGGAAATAAGAAGGGCCTTGGATTATTATTTTGAAAAAAACAACCGCAAAGTTTTTCTTGAATATATTATGCTGGAGGATGTGAACGACAAGCGCGAGGACGCGGATAATTTGATAGAATTTATCAATTCAAATTTAAAGCCGAGACTTTTGCATGTTAATTTAATCCGCTATAATACGGCGGCGGGCGGGCTGAAGCCGTCAAACGAGGCGAAAGTGGATTGGTTTAAGGATTACTTAGGCAAAAATAAAATCAGCGCAACCGTAAGAAAAAGTTTAGGCGAAGAAATCAAAGCCGCCTGCGGACAATTGGCGGGAAAATAG
- a CDS encoding aminotransferase class I/II-fold pyridoxal phosphate-dependent enzyme, which translates to MARESRLPKGGENLFQEIKRVCLEAEAKGVKLFRLSIGQPTGPALLSAREGAAEAIMSDEESMHEYQDNGEPGVPGFSKAFVQANVGDFDLSSIDDIAYLPIPGIKPMLGLIPMACGEKVVVQTMTKPGYPTPGVWCDYLNLPNEPIYFASWSNFRFDPNRKVCSDVTNLLMLNYPHNPSGQIATKDWWNDLCIFCYRRGIRIFNDAAYAMLAHSSEACTLTEVAVGFPSLSWAEAFSASKMIGNGTGWRIGAMVGSPDFIGDIATIKGNTDSGFNAALATGVLRAIKEDIGTVRLVGLKYKERINRLMLLLTQRGMQLAVEPKAGFFTLWKCPKRAFGEEVRDAKHFNFMMIERTGIVGVHFDPYIRYAVVAPIENPEFMKAIKAAFDEAEVEY; encoded by the coding sequence ATGGCGAGAGAAAGCAGATTGCCGAAAGGCGGAGAAAATCTTTTTCAGGAAATAAAAAGAGTGTGTTTGGAAGCGGAAGCGAAGGGCGTAAAATTGTTTCGGCTTTCTATTGGACAGCCGACGGGTCCGGCTTTATTGAGCGCGAGAGAAGGCGCGGCAGAGGCGATTATGAGCGATGAAGAGTCAATGCATGAGTATCAGGATAATGGCGAGCCGGGAGTTCCCGGTTTTAGCAAAGCGTTTGTCCAGGCAAATGTGGGGGATTTTGATTTATCGTCTATTGACGATATCGCGTATTTGCCAATTCCTGGCATTAAACCGATGCTTGGGCTGATTCCGATGGCGTGTGGGGAGAAAGTTGTTGTTCAAACAATGACGAAACCGGGCTATCCCACGCCAGGTGTTTGGTGTGATTATCTTAATCTTCCAAATGAACCAATTTATTTTGCCTCATGGAGCAATTTTAGATTTGACCCCAACAGGAAGGTTTGTTCTGATGTAACTAATTTGTTAATGCTTAACTATCCTCATAATCCATCTGGGCAAATTGCGACGAAAGATTGGTGGAATGATTTGTGTATATTTTGCTATAGGCGCGGTATCCGCATATTCAATGATGCGGCATATGCCATGCTGGCTCATTCATCGGAGGCCTGCACTTTAACTGAGGTGGCCGTTGGTTTTCCAAGTCTTTCATGGGCAGAGGCCTTTTCCGCTTCCAAGATGATTGGCAATGGGACCGGCTGGCGGATTGGAGCAATGGTTGGTTCGCCTGATTTTATTGGAGACATTGCGACGATTAAGGGGAATACTGACAGTGGGTTTAATGCGGCGTTGGCAACGGGCGTTTTGCGGGCAATCAAGGAAGATATAGGAACCGTGCGTTTGGTTGGGTTAAAATACAAAGAGCGAATCAATCGTCTTATGCTTCTTTTAACTCAAAGAGGGATGCAATTAGCGGTGGAACCAAAGGCGGGATTTTTTACCCTTTGGAAATGTCCCAAAAGGGCATTTGGCGAGGAGGTCCGAGACGCGAAGCATTTTAACTTTATGATGATTGAGCGGACGGGTATCGTTGGGGTTCATTTTGACCCATATATCAGATATGCTGTCGTTGCTCCGATTGAAAATCCGGAATTTATGAAGGCGATTAAAGCGGCCTTTGACGAAGCGGAGGTAGAATATTAA
- a CDS encoding alanine--tRNA ligase, with product MNSKEIRRRYLEFFEARGHRVIGGASLIPENDSSTLFIGSGMQPLIPYLLGEKHPSGTRLVNSQKCFRAEDMEEVGDNRHNTFFEMLGNWSLGDYFKEEQLGWLFEFLVDELGFDPSRIYVSVYGGNEEIGVPKDLESVEIWKKLFEGERIFYYGDEKNWWSRSGVPVKMPVGEPGGPDSELFYDLGAHLKRHENSVWKNQPCHINCDCGRFIEVGNSVFMEYIKTEKGFEKLKQRNVDFGGGLERMAMVAQGKDNVFETDLFVNILNKIEELSGGKKYRDNMKSFEVIADHIKAAVFIIGDTRGVLPSNLGQGYVVRRLIRRAIRYGRLLGIDGGDWMKKLAAVVLDDYKDVYPELDKKREFVIKNIVEEEEKFSRTIERGLKEFEKVAGGKISGMDAFNLYQSYGFPIEMTRELAEEKGLEVDENGFGEELKKHQELSRTASAGEFKGGLADAGEETKKLHTAAHLLLAALRKVLGEGVEQKGSNITAERLRFDFSYSDKMTDEQKKEVEDLVNEAIKKDLPVVCEEMSLEEAKKSGAVGVFESKYGEKVKVYKIGDFSKEICGGPHIERTGELGGFKIAKEQSSSAGVRRIKAVLK from the coding sequence ATGAACTCAAAGGAAATTAGGCGGAGGTATTTGGAATTTTTTGAGGCGAGGGGGCATCGCGTTATTGGCGGGGCTTCTTTGATTCCTGAAAATGATTCTTCCACGCTTTTTATCGGTTCGGGGATGCAGCCGCTTATACCGTATTTGCTTGGCGAAAAACATCCGAGCGGGACGCGGTTGGTTAATTCGCAGAAATGTTTTCGGGCGGAGGACATGGAGGAGGTGGGGGATAATCGCCACAATACTTTTTTTGAAATGCTTGGTAATTGGTCTTTGGGCGACTATTTTAAAGAGGAGCAATTGGGATGGCTTTTTGAATTTTTAGTTGATGAATTAGGGTTTGACCCGTCGCGGATTTATGTTTCGGTTTATGGAGGGAATGAGGAAATTGGCGTTCCGAAGGATTTGGAGTCGGTTGAGATTTGGAAGAAATTGTTTGAAGGAGAGAGGATTTTCTATTACGGCGACGAGAAAAATTGGTGGTCGCGTTCGGGCGTTCCAGTTAAGATGCCTGTCGGCGAGCCAGGAGGACCCGATAGCGAATTATTTTACGATTTGGGCGCTCATTTGAAGCGGCATGAAAATTCTGTTTGGAAAAATCAGCCCTGCCATATTAATTGCGATTGCGGGCGGTTTATTGAAGTTGGGAATAGTGTTTTTATGGAATATATCAAGACGGAAAAGGGCTTTGAAAAATTAAAACAAAGAAATGTTGATTTCGGCGGGGGACTGGAAAGAATGGCAATGGTGGCGCAAGGGAAGGATAATGTTTTTGAAACAGATTTGTTTGTTAATATTTTGAATAAAATTGAGGAACTTTCGGGGGGCAAAAAATACAGGGATAATATGAAGTCGTTTGAGGTGATTGCCGACCACATTAAAGCGGCCGTCTTTATTATCGGTGATACGCGAGGCGTTTTACCGTCAAATCTCGGGCAAGGATATGTCGTTAGGCGGTTGATTCGCCGCGCGATTAGGTATGGTAGATTATTGGGAATTGACGGAGGCGACTGGATGAAAAAATTGGCAGCGGTTGTTTTGGACGACTACAAAGATGTTTATCCTGAATTAGACAAGAAAAGGGAATTTGTGATTAAAAATATAGTAGAAGAAGAAGAAAAATTCAGCAGGACGATAGAGAGAGGGTTGAAAGAATTTGAAAAAGTGGCGGGGGGCAAAATCAGCGGAATGGACGCTTTTAATTTGTATCAGAGTTATGGTTTTCCGATTGAAATGACGCGCGAGTTGGCGGAAGAAAAAGGGCTGGAAGTGGATGAAAATGGATTTGGCGAGGAACTTAAAAAACACCAAGAACTGTCGCGAACTGCTTCGGCGGGCGAATTCAAAGGCGGGCTGGCGGACGCGGGCGAGGAAACTAAAAAACTACACACGGCGGCGCATTTGCTTTTAGCGGCCTTGAGGAAGGTCTTAGGTGAGGGCGTGGAGCAAAAGGGAAGCAATATCACGGCGGAACGATTGCGGTTTGATTTTTCGTATTCGGATAAAATGACGGACGAGCAGAAAAAAGAAGTTGAGGATTTAGTCAACGAAGCGATTAAAAAAGATTTACCGGTAGTTTGCGAAGAAATGTCTTTGGAGGAAGCGAAAAAATCTGGCGCGGTCGGCGTTTTCGAATCCAAATATGGAGAAAAAGTTAAGGTTTATAAAATCGGAGATTTCTCAAAAGAAATTTGCGGAGGTCCGCATATAGAGCGAACAGGCGAATTGGGAGGATTTAAAATAGCAAAAGAGCAAAGTTCTTCGGCTGGCGTTCGGAGAATTAAGGCAGTTTTAAAATAA
- a CDS encoding mechanosensitive ion channel family protein, which yields MDTIQEFVVNFIQQRGMDLVWIIVLFFFGRVVLKLIVKRLVRIVDDKRAMTLGRIIVATGNVVIYVIILLMVLSLFGLDITPILAGAGVIGLAIGFGAQSLVKDFVSGLFILIENQYDMGDRVKIGTFEGRVVKITMRSTVLRDDEGKTFYISNGLINNVINLSQDNN from the coding sequence ATGGATACTATACAAGAATTTGTGGTTAATTTTATTCAGCAGAGGGGGATGGATTTGGTTTGGATAATTGTCCTGTTCTTTTTTGGCAGGGTGGTTTTAAAGTTGATTGTTAAGCGGTTGGTTCGGATAGTTGATGATAAAAGAGCGATGACACTGGGGCGGATTATTGTGGCGACTGGGAATGTTGTGATCTATGTCATTATCTTACTGATGGTTTTAAGTTTGTTCGGGTTGGACATTACGCCGATTTTGGCGGGCGCGGGCGTGATTGGGTTGGCGATTGGTTTTGGAGCGCAGTCGTTAGTTAAAGATTTTGTTTCGGGCTTGTTTATTTTAATTGAGAATCAATACGACATGGGCGATAGGGTAAAAATCGGGACTTTTGAAGGACGGGTTGTTAAAATCACGATGCGTTCCACCGTCTTGCGCGATGACGAAGGAAAAACATTTTATATTTCTAATGGTTTAATCAATAATGTAATTAATTTGTCTCAAGATAATAATTAA
- the obgE gene encoding GTPase ObgE yields the protein MMLIDDVNIRIKAGDGGRGAVKFSKTKMSLGPTGGDGGNGGSIYLEGVSDIGALICFRHKKEVEAENGKIGKVQCNDGEDGADLILKVPVGTIAHNLSTQKDEEITSVGQRMLIAKGGHGGKGNFKFRSSTNTSPKEFQEGLPGEEYEFRLELKLIADVGFVGLPNVGKSSLLNELTNAKSKVANYLFTTLNPNLGDYYGLILADIPGLIEGASDNKGLGIKFLRHIERTKTIFHFISAESPEPARDYKVIRNELESYNQELLNKTEYVFLSKSDEINQDEIKKKLNELKKIGKKAIPISIIDNKSIKQVEKILRDLIKRKIAV from the coding sequence ATTATGTTAATTGATGATGTAAACATTAGAATAAAGGCGGGCGATGGAGGACGCGGCGCCGTGAAATTCAGCAAGACGAAAATGAGTCTTGGGCCGACGGGGGGCGACGGAGGCAATGGCGGCAGTATTTATTTGGAAGGCGTGTCGGACATAGGCGCGCTCATTTGTTTTCGCCACAAAAAAGAGGTTGAGGCGGAAAATGGCAAGATTGGGAAAGTCCAATGCAATGACGGAGAAGATGGCGCGGACCTTATTTTGAAAGTTCCAGTTGGAACGATCGCGCATAATTTATCTACTCAAAAAGATGAGGAAATTACTTCTGTTGGCCAAAGGATGTTAATTGCCAAAGGTGGCCATGGTGGGAAGGGAAATTTTAAGTTCCGTTCCTCAACCAACACGAGTCCGAAGGAATTTCAGGAAGGGTTGCCGGGCGAAGAGTATGAATTTCGGTTGGAACTTAAATTAATCGCTGATGTCGGGTTTGTTGGTTTGCCAAATGTCGGCAAATCCAGTTTGTTGAACGAGTTGACTAACGCCAAAAGCAAAGTCGCCAACTATCTTTTTACGACCCTTAACCCAAATTTGGGCGACTATTACGGATTGATTTTAGCTGACATTCCAGGTTTGATTGAGGGCGCTTCGGATAACAAAGGGTTGGGCATTAAGTTTCTACGACACATTGAACGGACAAAAACAATTTTTCATTTTATTTCCGCGGAGTCGCCCGAGCCAGCGCGAGATTATAAAGTTATTAGAAACGAGTTAGAATCTTATAATCAAGAGCTTTTAAATAAAACGGAATATGTTTTTTTGAGCAAGTCGGACGAGATTAACCAAGACGAAATTAAGAAAAAACTTAACGAACTTAAAAAGATAGGCAAAAAAGCAATTCCCATTTCCATCATTGATAACAAGAGCATCAAGCAAGTTGAAAAAATCCTGCGCGATTTGATTAAGCGGAAAATTGCTGTTTAA
- a CDS encoding type II toxin-antitoxin system RelE/ParE family toxin, producing MIYNNKYKVFYYCNGRNKRAPVFEYIKKLSSKDRAKVFKYIDFLRDNKGVLDEPYSKHIKDKIRELRVDFSRNRHRVFYVVVIEKRIILLSAFFKKTSKTPKQEIIRALNNFEDYKVNKSLIEYEK from the coding sequence ATGATATACAATAATAAGTATAAAGTTTTTTATTACTGTAATGGACGAAATAAACGGGCGCCGGTTTTTGAATATATTAAAAAATTGTCGTCGAAAGATAGAGCAAAAGTTTTTAAGTATATTGATTTTCTTAGAGACAACAAGGGAGTGTTAGATGAGCCATACTCTAAACATATCAAAGACAAGATTAGAGAGTTGAGGGTAGATTTTTCTCGAAACAGGCATCGTGTTTTTTATGTGGTTGTGATAGAAAAGAGAATTATTCTTTTAAGCGCCTTTTTCAAGAAAACATCTAAAACGCCAAAACAAGAAATTATTAGGGCATTAAATAATTTTGAAGATTATAAAGTAAATAAAAGTTTAATTGAATATGAAAAATAA
- a CDS encoding right-handed parallel beta-helix repeat-containing protein, producing the protein MKKILIFSLVLGVALVVGLVGGVGAVTPIYVDDDCGTTQDGTIDNPYCTINDALVAATTGDTIEVAAGTYTNDIWDGLLTGNDRYRIKKSVTLLGAQAGVDPNGLTSRGEETILVRTNGVQYSLYASDITIDGFMIGSSDANTGGRLIISDVADNAIIRNCIIQNTPSTSSGHGVYIYSGADNALVEYNTFSNTAWEAIASYGASNAVITHNYISNSGQHAIQFMGHSGSDNEISYNHISGIVDKNAIQYWGGSGAIITHNMIVGEGTMYDGIWLDAAADESTVSNNQIFDTVYAGINVRGDCTDATVTYNNISGCGTGVDVVGSITGTVINFNAIHGNGMGVSNYYSTDIINAEFNWWGDDSGPTHSTNPSGIGDAVSDNVDFTPWWNVSNEEVVKIDIKPGSDTNSINLGSKGVVSVAVLTTNYFDVSTINEATVTFAGAPQVKVILEDRDGDGDLDMVFHFRTQDLGLDENSTEATLCGDYSYNEILTQSFRGTDTVNIVPTKTSAKKQKQNSMMNQDSESASYTTYHGNGIYSTTHLLRKDEIKPEKAPKKAVTQGPTLYKLMGVKWASTPDYVAQSDLLVIAATASITTWNNATEFGLLGVGSVNADIPFEAFDEDGKLITDGFNSYTYGNYPLSGVIAVCRTWWNAAGEIIEYDIMFDDDFAWGDATDDSTVMDLQNIATHEIGHAFGLLDLYNRPSVEQTMYGYSGYGETKKRDLEVGDIAGIQALYGNN; encoded by the coding sequence ATGAAAAAAATTTTAATTTTTAGTTTAGTTTTGGGAGTAGCGTTAGTTGTTGGTTTGGTTGGCGGCGTCGGCGCGGTGACGCCAATTTATGTTGATGACGATTGTGGAACAACACAAGACGGCACAATAGATAATCCTTATTGCACCATTAATGATGCGCTTGTTGCTGCAACTACTGGCGACACGATTGAGGTCGCGGCTGGGACTTATACGAATGATATTTGGGATGGTTTGTTAACAGGAAACGATAGATATAGAATTAAAAAAAGTGTCACATTGCTCGGCGCTCAAGCAGGTGTTGACCCTAACGGACTTACAAGTAGAGGCGAAGAAACAATTCTTGTCAGGACTAACGGTGTTCAGTATTCATTATATGCTTCTGATATAACTATTGATGGGTTTATGATTGGTAGTTCAGATGCGAATACTGGCGGACGATTAATAATTTCTGATGTAGCAGATAATGCAATAATAAGAAATTGTATTATTCAGAACACGCCAAGCACATCTTCTGGTCATGGAGTTTATATCTATTCAGGAGCAGACAATGCTTTGGTTGAATATAATACATTCTCAAATACTGCATGGGAAGCTATCGCAAGTTATGGCGCTTCAAATGCTGTGATTACTCACAATTACATTTCCAACTCTGGACAACATGCGATACAATTTATGGGACATTCAGGAAGTGATAATGAAATCAGCTACAACCACATTTCAGGTATTGTTGACAAGAATGCCATACAGTACTGGGGTGGTTCAGGAGCTATTATAACTCATAACATGATTGTCGGTGAAGGAACTATGTATGATGGAATATGGTTGGATGCTGCTGCTGACGAGAGTACTGTAAGTAACAACCAGATTTTCGATACAGTATATGCGGGAATAAATGTAAGGGGTGATTGTACAGATGCAACTGTTACATATAATAATATTTCTGGTTGTGGAACGGGGGTAGATGTTGTGGGGTCAATAACCGGAACTGTAATAAACTTTAATGCCATTCATGGAAATGGAATGGGTGTCTCTAATTATTACAGCACTGATATAATCAATGCAGAATTCAACTGGTGGGGAGATGATAGTGGTCCAACTCACTCTACAAATCCATCTGGAATAGGTGATGCGGTTAGCGATAATGTGGATTTTACTCCATGGTGGAATGTTAGTAATGAGGAAGTTGTCAAAATAGATATTAAACCAGGAAGTGATACAAACAGTATAAATCTTGGTAGTAAGGGCGTTGTATCTGTGGCAGTATTAACTACAAATTACTTTGATGTTAGCACCATTAATGAGGCTACAGTAACATTTGCTGGTGCTCCACAAGTGAAGGTGATTTTGGAGGACAGGGATGGAGATGGTGATTTGGATATGGTATTTCATTTTAGGACACAAGATTTGGGTTTAGATGAGAATAGCACTGAAGCCACTCTTTGTGGTGATTATTCTTATAATGAAATCCTGACACAATCTTTCCGTGGCACAGATACGGTGAATATTGTACCGACAAAAACTTCTGCGAAAAAACAAAAACAGAACTCAATGATGAATCAGGATTCTGAAAGCGCGTCATATACGACATACCACGGCAATGGTATTTACAGCACTACACATTTGTTAAGAAAAGATGAGATAAAACCGGAAAAGGCTCCAAAGAAAGCAGTTACACAAGGTCCGACTCTTTACAAATTGATGGGGGTAAAATGGGCAAGTACGCCAGATTATGTGGCGCAGAGTGACTTGCTTGTTATAGCAGCAACAGCTTCTATAACAACATGGAATAATGCAACTGAATTTGGTTTGCTTGGCGTTGGAAGTGTTAATGCAGACATCCCCTTTGAAGCGTTTGATGAAGACGGAAAATTAATAACTGATGGATTTAATTCCTACACTTACGGAAATTATCCACTATCAGGCGTAATAGCGGTTTGTAGAACATGGTGGAATGCAGCTGGCGAAATCATTGAATATGATATTATGTTTGATGATGATTTTGCATGGGGAGATGCGACAGATGATTCAACAGTAATGGATTTGCAGAATATCGCGACGCATGAAATTGGTCACGCTTTTGGCTTGCTTGATTTGTATAATCGTCCATCCGTGGAGCAGACAATGTATGGATATAGCGGATATGGAGAAACCAAAAAGCGAGATTTAGAAGTAGGCGATATCGCAGGAATTCAGGCATTGTACGGAAATAACTAA
- a CDS encoding caspase family protein produces the protein MKKQFNILAVGMVMVGLTAGLLGMVMFSEAASVDKNQDSYQEAPKPIHATNIKIAKKIPASLVGEDVRGVSEVIPREYNKPDFSERVATGVLGPIAIGNKYAVVIGICDYPEGGEISDICLSDGDSYNMVTALIENYGYDPENIYWFRDMGGKIDVNNVNISYGIPTHENIGKAVMEIKNKISPNDEVVFFFSGHGVSGTVNDGTVEYENDGEIIDEGIVVHDSDGEMDGDGYSTLDFIWDGELRSWFYDFGTERIVFIFDTCLAGGMNDVTRDENNEIYSNRIIVMSSEETQSSYVFSYGDFGEGMFSRHFVNEGMLQGLADGYNQIQTTDGNVAVEEAFDYAKENMPSYLLKFRQTPVISDMFDNDLVL, from the coding sequence ATGAAAAAACAATTTAATATCTTGGCGGTTGGTATGGTTATGGTTGGATTAACCGCAGGTTTGCTTGGCATGGTTATGTTTTCTGAGGCGGCGTCGGTTGATAAGAATCAGGATTCTTATCAAGAAGCGCCAAAACCCATACATGCCACTAATATAAAAATAGCTAAAAAAATTCCCGCTTCCTTGGTGGGAGAAGATGTAAGGGGTGTGTCAGAAGTTATTCCAAGGGAATATAATAAGCCCGATTTTTCAGAAAGAGTGGCAACGGGAGTTTTGGGACCGATAGCAATAGGCAATAAATACGCCGTGGTGATCGGGATTTGTGATTATCCAGAAGGAGGAGAAATTAGCGATATTTGTCTTTCAGACGGCGATTCTTACAATATGGTAACAGCGCTTATTGAAAATTATGGATATGATCCAGAGAATATTTATTGGTTTAGAGATATGGGCGGCAAGATTGATGTTAATAATGTTAATATTAGCTATGGGATTCCTACTCATGAGAATATCGGAAAAGCCGTGATGGAAATAAAAAATAAAATAAGTCCAAATGACGAAGTGGTGTTTTTCTTCAGCGGACACGGAGTAAGCGGAACAGTTAACGATGGCACTGTAGAATATGAAAATGACGGAGAAATTATAGACGAAGGAATTGTGGTTCATGACAGCGACGGAGAAATGGACGGAGATGGCTATTCAACATTAGATTTTATTTGGGATGGGGAACTAAGAAGTTGGTTTTACGATTTCGGCACAGAAAGAATTGTTTTTATATTTGATACTTGTCTTGCGGGCGGGATGAATGATGTGACTCGTGATGAGAATAATGAAATTTATAGCAATCGGATTATTGTTATGTCGTCTGAAGAAACTCAATCTTCTTATGTGTTTTCATACGGAGATTTTGGAGAAGGGATGTTTAGCCGCCATTTTGTTAACGAAGGAATGTTGCAGGGTTTAGCAGACGGGTATAATCAAATTCAAACAACAGATGGCAATGTGGCTGTGGAAGAAGCGTTTGATTATGCTAAAGAAAATATGCCTTCTTATTTATTAAAGTTTAGACAGACACCTGTAATCAGCGATATGTTTGATAACGATTTGGTTTTATAA
- a CDS encoding KamA family radical SAM protein, whose product MKQVFIAGDEPPPSGKFLFSKRLSQHLKELAEHSQAIARQFIPSREEEKKGKITVADPLLEDEHTAVRGLVHKYSNRALILLTMNCAAYCRFCTRRRSVSDIQKGVISDYDLDQMVNYLKKNPKIKELILSGGDPLTTPQILEKALRKFTKLPQIKIIRVGTRLPVSDPKMVNRKVLSALSVVKNQPLYLMLHFEHPDEITPATIKAVKKLKQVSSMMFSQSVFLKGVNDDVYVLSELFSKLVEIGVKPYYIYRCDYVEGAEHFIVDFNKEIEIMSKLRARLSGLAFPSYVIDIAGGEGKIPVPLDFWKFDRNRYQDFTGKKIARPKKAALCSRAAF is encoded by the coding sequence ATGAAACAAGTATTTATTGCTGGCGACGAGCCGCCGCCTTCTGGCAAGTTTTTGTTTTCTAAGCGGTTATCTCAACATTTAAAAGAATTGGCTGAACATAGCCAGGCGATCGCGCGACAATTCATTCCTTCTCGAGAAGAAGAAAAGAAGGGGAAGATAACGGTCGCCGACCCGCTGTTGGAAGATGAGCATACAGCGGTCAGGGGTTTGGTGCATAAATATTCCAATCGCGCTTTGATTTTGCTAACGATGAATTGCGCGGCTTATTGCCGTTTTTGCACGCGCCGACGGAGCGTTTCCGACATTCAAAAAGGCGTAATTTCCGACTATGATTTGGACCAGATGGTCAATTATCTTAAAAAAAATCCTAAGATAAAGGAGTTAATTTTATCGGGCGGAGATCCTTTAACCACGCCTCAAATTTTGGAAAAGGCGTTGCGAAAATTCACTAAATTGCCGCAGATAAAAATCATTCGCGTCGGGACGCGCTTGCCTGTCTCCGACCCTAAGATGGTGAACAGAAAAGTTTTGTCGGCTTTGAGCGTCGTCAAAAACCAACCCCTTTATCTGATGCTCCATTTTGAGCACCCAGACGAAATTACGCCGGCGACAATCAAGGCGGTCAAAAAATTAAAACAGGTTTCAAGCATGATGTTTTCCCAATCGGTCTTTTTGAAGGGGGTCAATGATGATGTTTATGTCTTATCTGAATTGTTTTCCAAATTGGTTGAGATCGGCGTCAAGCCGTATTATATCTATCGCTGCGATTATGTTGAAGGAGCCGAACATTTTATTGTTGATTTTAACAAAGAAATTGAGATTATGAGCAAACTTCGCGCGCGGTTGAGCGGGTTGGCTTTTCCTTCTTATGTGATTGATATCGCTGGCGGAGAAGGAAAAATTCCAGTCCCGCTTGATTTTTGGAAGTTTGACCGAAACCGTTATCAAGATTTCACCGGTAAAAAAATCGCGCGGCCAAAAAAAGCAGCCCTATGTTCGCGGGCTGCTTTTTGA